From Trichomycterus rosablanca isolate fTriRos1 chromosome 27, fTriRos1.hap1, whole genome shotgun sequence, a single genomic window includes:
- the irx5a gene encoding Iroquois homeobox protein 5a translates to MAYPQGYLYQPSASLALYSCPAYSTSLISGPRTEELGRSSSGSAFAPYAGSTAFSGASAAYSSHLPYGADAAAAAATFTSYVSSPYDHTTGMAGSIGYHPYAAPLGSYPYGDPAYRKNATRDATATLKAWLSEHRKNPYPTKGEKIMLAIITKMTLTQVSTWFANARRRLKKENKMTWTPRNRSEDEEEDENIDLEKNDDDEPSKPMEKGDSTDTETDPKILHTAEAQCDRFQEDPHVKDSDPLLSDSDFKEVEEEPPKATTSSPPLIQRPLELSAHDRGQEVAHPAGAVNHSNATSVIHPPASVTKPKLWSLAEIATSSDRCRGSGSSEAAAGAAPSTAASPSRTTTQCALPSGALISRPLYYTSPFYAGYTNYGSFSHLHGTHGTVSSPASTTHFNGINASVLNRAEALARESKARSQAQVDLCKDSPYELKKGMSNI, encoded by the exons ATGGCGTACCCTCAGGGCTACTTGTACCAACCGTCCGCCTCGCTGGCACTCTACTCGTGTCCCGCGTACAGCACGAGTTTGATCTCGGGGCCGCGCACCGAGGAGCTGGGCAGGTCGTCGTCGGGCTCGGCTTTTGCGCCCTACGCCGGATCTACTGCGTTCAGCGGAGCCTCGGCTGCCTACAGCTCGCATCTGCCGTACGGAGCCGACGCCGCCGCGGCCGCGGCCACTTTCACTTCATACGTG AGTTCGCCCTATGACCACACGACGGGCATGGCGGGTTCAATCGGCTACCACCCGTACGCGGCTCCGCTGGGTTCTTACCCGTACGGTGACCCAGCCTACCGTAAAAACGCGACCCGGGACGCCACGGCTACTTTAAAGGCCTGGCTCAGCGAGCACCGCAAGAACCCCTACCCCACCAAGGGGGAGAAGATTATGTTGGCCATCATTACAAAAATGACCCTGACCCAAGTGTCCACCTGGTTCGCCAACGCCCGGAGGAGACTGAAGAAGGAGAACAAGATGACCTGGACGCCGCGCAACAGGAGcgaggacgaggaggaggacGAGAACATCGACCTGGAAAAGAACGACGACGACGAGCCTAGCAAGCCCATGGAGAAAGGGGACTCGACAGATACAGAGACAG ATCCCAAAATCCTTCACACAGCCGAAGCCCAGTGCGACAGATTCCAAGAGGACCCCCACGTCAAGGACTCGGACCCTTTGCTCAGTGACTCGGACTTtaaggaggtggaggaggagccCCCCAAAGCCACCACGTCGTCCCCGCCGCTAATTCAGCGGCCTCTGGAGCTCAGCGCGCACGACCGGGGGCAGGAAGTGGCGCACCCCGCCGGTGCGGTCAATCACAGCAACGCCACGTCCGTTATCCACCCTCCCGCGTCCGTGACCAAGCCTAAACTGTGGTCCCTGGCGGAAATAGCCACGTCGTCGGACAGGTGCAGGGGGAGCGGGAGCAGCGAGGCGGCGGCGGGAGCGGCCCCCAGCACGGCAGCGTCGCCCAGCCGGACCACGACGCAGTGCGCGCTCCCTAGCGGCGCTCTCATCTCCCGGCCCCTGTACTACACGTCCCCGTTTTACGCGGGCTACACGAACTACGGCTCTTTCAGCCACCTGCACGGCACCCACGGTACCGTCTCCAGCCCCGCCAGCACCACGCACTTCAACGGAATTAACGCGAGTGTTTTGAACCGGGCCGAGGCCCTGGCGCGGGAGAGCAAAGCCCGGAGCCAGGCGCAGGTAGACCTTTGCAAAGACTCCCCATATGAACTCAAGAAAGGTATGTCCAACATTTAA